One genomic segment of Styela clava chromosome 3, kaStyClav1.hap1.2, whole genome shotgun sequence includes these proteins:
- the LOC120342142 gene encoding transmembrane protein 161B-like has protein sequence MAIFGFQLCFTIIMASFLQKLTPIYSLGRWILCGGGLYRFVHPTNEELKKLAGKESSDKRSKKDVKNSTKKRHQPYKRSSEKTNNTTKEVFKIPKNVDIPLDTTNITVLDALVLRKYDEYEWLVDYGLYATIVYCGTEIYYEWWKPDPEFNISMVWSLLAIGFVCKNLFSIMKLYFKSESGELSTCITFGCFSFVASMAVLVVDEQTLEFGLDSAYNAFAQNASLLTIGATVYPSPAPAPLPLPIIKIGVAFLSGIIGTLLAFPGIRTAQMYVDGLKYSRGNQLIQLLLHINFATPFLISFMWVRPLARDVLCGSNDIESVRKPFLTDHQFDIARLIIIVSLCFLKILAFRTHLQAYLNVACIKIRNLRREAGQTTNTDIQKTVARVFFYLCVVALQYIGPVMAVLFLTMCLKTMGGYSWQQIKSDYVLNSTYASFSPSHANVLDEGATFSEMVSHAGVSLARMSAVFTPMVFRSIFSFLIWWLCTSWFIASCLGIVYHRFLSI, from the exons ATGGCAATCTTTGGATTTCAACTGTGCTTTACAATTATAATGGCGAGTTTCTTGCAGAAACTGACACCTATATACTCCCTTGGCAGATGGATACTCTGTGGTGGTGGATTGTATCGTTTTGTTCACCCCACTAATGAAGAACTAAAAAAGTTAGCTGGCAAAGAGAGTTCAGACAAGCGCTCTAAAAAGGATGTTAAGAATTCAACAAAAAA GCGACATCAACCTTACAAACGCTCGAGTGAAAAAACGAACAACACTACAAAAGAAGTGTTTAAAATACCTAAAAATGTGGACATTCCTTTGGATACAACGAATATCACGGTTCTTGATGCTTTGGTTTTGAG GAAATATGATGAATATGAATGGCTGGTAGATTATGGCCTCTATGCAACAATAGTGTACTGTGGGACTGAAATTTATTATGAGTGGTGGAAGCCTGATCCAGAGTTCAATATTTCCATGGTTTGGTCTCTGCTAGCAATTGGTTTTGTCTGCAA aaatctGTTTTCAATTATGAAACTGTACTTCAAGTCTGAAAGCGGAGAACTCTCAACCTGCATAACATTCGGATGTTTCTCATTTGTAGCATCTATGGCTGTTTTAGTTGTTGATGAACAGACGCTAGAATTTGGATTAGATTCTGCTTATAATGCTTTTGCACAGAATGCGAGCTTGCTTACCATCGGTGCAACAGTATATCCAAGCCCGGCACCAGCTCCACTGCCTTTACCCATCATCAAAATTGGAGTAGCATTTTTGAGTGGAATTATTGGTACTCTTCTTGCTTTTCCTGGGATTAGAACAGCTCAAATGTATGTAGATGGATTAAAATACTCCAGAGGAAACCAGCTTATTCAACTTTTGCTTCACATCAACTTTGCAACACcttttttgatttctttcatgTGGGTACGACCTCTGGCAAGGGATGTATTATGTGGCTCTAATGACATTGAATCTGTGCGAAAACCTTTTTTAACAGATCACCAATTTGATATAGCAAGATTAATAATAATAGTTAGTCTGTGtttcttgaaaattttggcATTTCGCACCCATCTTCAAGCTTATTTAAATGTTGCATGCATAAAAATTAGAAACCTGCGCCGTGAGGCAGGTCAGACAACTAACACTGATATTCAAAAGACTGTAGCTAGAGTTTTCTTTTACTTGTGTGTGGTTGCTTTGCAATATATAGGGCCGGTCATGGCAGTTCTATTTTTAACTATGTGCTTAAAGACCATGGGTGGTTACTCATGGCAGCAGATCAAGAGTGATTATGTCTTGAATTCTACTTATGCTAGCTTTAGTCCGAGTCATGCTAATGTACTTGATGAAGGAGCTACATTTTCTGAGATGGTATCTCATGCTGGAGTCTCTCTGGCACGCATGTCTGCAGTGTTCACACCGATGGTGTTTCGCAGTATATTTTCTTTCCTGATCTGGTGGTTATGCACAAGTTGGTTTATCGCCAGCTGCTTGGGAATAGTTTATCATCGATTCTTGTCTATCTAG